The proteins below are encoded in one region of Juglans microcarpa x Juglans regia isolate MS1-56 chromosome 4D, Jm3101_v1.0, whole genome shotgun sequence:
- the LOC121259297 gene encoding monothiol glutaredoxin-S6-like — MDTVASLVSERPVVIFSKSSCCMSHSIKTLITGFGANPTVYELDQMSNGHQIERELLQRGCQPSVPAVFIGQEFIGGANETMSLHLRNELVPLLMSVKAIWLWKKK; from the coding sequence ATGGATACTGTGGCAAGCTTGGTGAGTGAAAGACCAGTGGTGATTTTCAGCAAGAGCAGTTGCTGCATGAGCCACTCCATCAAGACACTTATAACTGGGTTTGGTGCTAACCCTACTGTGTACGAGCTTGATCAGATGTCGAATGGACATCAAATTGAGAGGGAACTGCTGCAACGAGGTTGTCAGCCAAGCGTTCCTGCTGTTTTCATAGGGCAGGAGTTCATTGGTGGGGCCAATGAGACCATGAGTCTCCACCTCAGGAATGAGTTAGTCCCATTGCTGATGAGTGTTAAAGCTATATGGCTGTGGAAGAAAAAGTAA